In Propionimicrobium sp. PCR01-08-3, one DNA window encodes the following:
- a CDS encoding ABC transporter ATP-binding protein/permease — protein MLQLSNIRKSYTTADFTQTALDDVSLTLRDNEFVAVLGPSGSGKTTMLNIIGGLDHYDSGDLVIDGISTKKYKDRDWDTYRNNRVGFVFQSYNLIPHQTILANVELALTLSGVSPAERKERAKQALVEVGLGDHINKKPSQLSGGQMQRVAIARALINDPEIVLADEPTGALDSKTSVQIMDLLTTIADDRLVVMVTHNPELADQYANRVVNLRDGAVVDDSNPFNPSEEDMHLSAKQPRRTSMSFLTAIALSFNNLMTKKGRTLMTSFAGSIGIIGIAAILALATGVNDYIRSIEEDTLSVYPLSIQSQGMDMTAMMAMSANMDDSSDDQSSNGEVREIPVIADSFASIGSNDLASLKEYLDDNGGNINDYVNSIQYSYNVTPQIFNPDTSQDVRQVNPDKTFSDLGLGADASANSLVSMGMSTNVFNEMMDDTSLIEPQYDLMAGQWPQSYDQVLLVLGDDGAINDFTLYGMGLKDSAEMDKMVEQMINNEEITPPEPDNRDYSYDDLMAAQFKLVNAANYFTYDQTYNVWTDKSGDTDFLRGLVNDGEDLHVSGIVQPKAGTTANALTPGLYYTSDLTRHLINDAAKTEIVQKQIADPALNIFSGRTFADELANPETDFDMSSLVTVDENALAAAFTFDESKLTMDLSGLSLDLSGLNLDTSGLNIDLSNMQIDASQIPPLDVETIVSQMDFDLSDEQLATVAPKMEALVDGLGEYCVETEGCTPVPPTNIPATDISQHFQDFLATPTGTDLAHDLGEALNLDDYATQLESIMSSYMQNTMTQIMGQVGEQLGGELQAQMASVMQDQIGPAIEAQVGMAMQQAMSQLAANMSDAMSVDQDAFTNAFQFNLDQDELTQLMTSMMSTSQNSYDGNLQKLGYADFGKPAGIDIYPIDFENKAHVLDVLDDYNQQMTDSGQDEKVITYTDIVGTLMSSVTDIVNVVTWVLIAFVAISLVVSSIMIGVITYISVLERNKEIGILRSIGASKRDIRWVFNAETLIVGFVAGAIGIGVTVLLTIPVNLIVESKFGIANVAQLPWQAGVILVAISMFLTFIAGLIPSSAASRKDPVEALRSE, from the coding sequence ATGCTTCAACTGTCGAATATTCGCAAGTCGTACACGACTGCCGATTTCACCCAGACAGCTCTTGATGATGTCTCTTTGACCCTGCGCGATAACGAATTCGTTGCCGTTCTCGGACCCTCGGGGTCGGGAAAGACGACGATGCTCAATATCATCGGCGGGCTGGATCATTACGATTCCGGCGATCTGGTCATCGACGGTATATCGACCAAGAAATACAAGGACCGAGACTGGGACACCTACCGCAATAACCGGGTCGGTTTCGTTTTTCAGAGCTATAACCTGATTCCCCATCAGACGATTTTGGCCAATGTCGAACTCGCCCTGACCCTTTCCGGGGTCTCGCCCGCCGAGCGCAAGGAGCGCGCGAAGCAGGCGCTCGTCGAGGTCGGCCTGGGTGACCACATCAACAAGAAGCCGAGCCAGCTGTCCGGTGGCCAGATGCAGCGCGTAGCCATCGCTCGCGCCCTCATCAACGATCCCGAGATCGTACTCGCCGACGAGCCGACCGGAGCGCTCGACTCCAAGACCAGCGTCCAGATCATGGATCTTCTGACCACGATCGCGGATGACCGGCTGGTCGTCATGGTCACCCACAATCCCGAGCTCGCCGACCAATACGCCAATCGCGTCGTCAACCTTCGTGACGGCGCCGTCGTCGATGACTCGAACCCGTTCAACCCGTCCGAAGAAGACATGCACCTCAGCGCGAAACAACCGCGCCGTACATCTATGTCTTTCTTGACGGCCATCGCTTTGTCGTTCAACAATTTGATGACCAAAAAAGGCCGGACGCTGATGACCTCGTTCGCGGGAAGCATCGGCATCATCGGCATCGCCGCGATTCTCGCACTGGCAACGGGCGTCAACGATTACATCCGCAGTATTGAGGAAGACACCCTGTCGGTCTATCCGCTCTCGATTCAAAGCCAGGGCATGGATATGACCGCCATGATGGCGATGTCTGCCAATATGGACGACAGTTCTGACGACCAGTCATCGAACGGCGAGGTTCGCGAAATCCCGGTGATCGCCGATTCCTTCGCAAGCATCGGATCGAACGATTTGGCGTCGTTGAAAGAATATCTCGACGACAACGGCGGAAATATCAATGACTACGTGAACTCGATTCAGTACTCGTACAACGTCACGCCACAGATTTTCAATCCGGATACCTCGCAAGATGTGCGGCAGGTGAATCCGGACAAGACGTTCTCCGACCTGGGGCTGGGCGCCGATGCGTCCGCCAACAGTTTGGTGTCGATGGGCATGAGCACCAATGTCTTCAACGAGATGATGGACGACACTTCGCTCATCGAACCGCAATACGACTTGATGGCCGGCCAGTGGCCGCAAAGCTACGATCAGGTGCTTCTGGTGCTCGGTGACGACGGCGCCATCAACGACTTCACCCTCTACGGCATGGGCCTGAAGGACTCTGCCGAGATGGACAAGATGGTCGAGCAGATGATCAATAACGAAGAGATCACTCCTCCCGAACCTGACAACAGGGATTACAGCTATGACGACCTCATGGCCGCGCAATTCAAGTTGGTAAACGCCGCGAATTACTTCACCTATGACCAGACCTACAACGTCTGGACGGATAAGAGCGGCGATACCGATTTTCTGCGGGGACTGGTGAATGATGGTGAGGATCTGCATGTTTCGGGCATCGTTCAGCCCAAGGCCGGCACCACGGCCAATGCTCTTACTCCCGGCCTCTACTACACCTCGGATCTGACCAGGCATCTGATCAATGACGCCGCAAAGACCGAGATCGTCCAAAAGCAGATCGCGGATCCGGCACTGAATATCTTCTCCGGACGCACCTTCGCCGATGAGCTGGCCAATCCGGAAACCGACTTCGATATGAGTTCGCTCGTCACGGTAGACGAGAACGCGCTGGCTGCGGCCTTCACCTTCGACGAGTCGAAGCTCACCATGGACCTGTCGGGTTTGAGCCTGGATCTGTCGGGGCTGAATCTGGATACCTCGGGGCTGAATATCGATCTATCGAATATGCAGATCGATGCGTCCCAGATACCTCCGCTCGATGTGGAGACGATCGTCAGTCAAATGGATTTTGATTTGAGCGACGAACAATTGGCCACGGTGGCCCCAAAAATGGAGGCCTTGGTCGACGGTCTCGGCGAATATTGTGTAGAGACGGAGGGTTGCACCCCTGTTCCGCCAACCAACATACCGGCAACTGATATCTCGCAGCATTTCCAGGATTTTCTTGCCACGCCGACCGGTACAGACCTCGCGCACGATCTCGGCGAGGCCCTCAACCTCGACGACTACGCAACTCAACTCGAATCCATCATGTCGAGCTACATGCAAAACACCATGACCCAGATCATGGGCCAGGTCGGCGAGCAGCTGGGTGGCGAATTGCAGGCCCAAATGGCGAGCGTCATGCAGGATCAGATCGGGCCGGCGATCGAGGCCCAGGTCGGCATGGCGATGCAGCAGGCCATGAGTCAGCTCGCAGCCAATATGTCCGATGCGATGAGCGTCGATCAGGACGCATTCACGAATGCGTTTCAGTTCAATCTCGATCAGGACGAGCTGACTCAGCTCATGACATCGATGATGTCGACGAGTCAGAACTCCTATGACGGAAACCTGCAGAAGCTCGGATACGCCGACTTCGGCAAGCCCGCGGGCATCGACATCTATCCGATCGACTTCGAGAACAAGGCCCATGTGCTCGACGTGTTGGACGATTACAACCAGCAGATGACCGACAGCGGCCAGGACGAAAAAGTCATCACCTACACCGACATCGTCGGAACCTTGATGAGTTCGGTCACCGACATCGTCAATGTGGTCACCTGGGTGCTGATCGCATTCGTGGCGATCTCGCTCGTCGTGTCGTCCATCATGATCGGCGTCATCACCTACATCTCGGTGCTGGAACGCAACAAGGAGATCGGCATCCTGAGATCGATCGGCGCCAGCAAACGTGACATCCGCTGGGTCTTCAATGCGGAGACCCTGATCGTCGGGTTCGTGGCCGGCGCTATCGGCATCGGGGTCACAGTGCTGCTGACGATCCCGGTGAACCTGATCGTCGAATCGAAATTCGGCATCGCCAACGTCGCCCAACTGCCTTGGCAGGCCGGCGTGATCCTGGTGGCCATCAGCATGTTTCTGACCTTCATCGCCGGTCTCATCCCCTCCTCGGCCGCCTCCCGAAAGGATCCGGTGGAGGCGCTGCGCAGCGAGTGA
- a CDS encoding DUF2277 domain-containing protein yields MCRNIHTLHNFEPPATSDEVRAAALQYVRKIAGTTKPSKANQDAFDHAVDAVAHATQHLLDELVTTAPPKNREEEAAKARERAARSGRYAAAASAS; encoded by the coding sequence ATGTGCCGAAACATCCATACTCTGCATAACTTCGAGCCTCCGGCGACCTCGGACGAGGTGCGTGCGGCCGCGCTGCAGTACGTCCGTAAGATCGCCGGCACGACCAAGCCGTCCAAAGCAAACCAGGACGCCTTCGACCATGCTGTCGATGCCGTCGCCCACGCCACTCAGCATCTGCTGGACGAATTGGTCACCACTGCGCCGCCGAAGAACCGTGAGGAAGAGGCTGCCAAGGCTCGCGAGCGGGCCGCTCGTTCCGGACGCTACGCAGCCGCCGCCTCAGCTTCGTGA
- a CDS encoding isochorismatase family protein, whose translation MEHDYLSPHFGSAALLLIDVQHDFIDGAMPVPGTAEVLPRLAELTAAFRAAHRPIVHVIRLYRPGGSDTDAVRRATVEAGATTRFRRRRQTGSQTSN comes from the coding sequence ATGGAACACGACTACCTCTCCCCGCACTTCGGCAGTGCCGCGCTGCTGTTGATCGATGTGCAGCACGATTTCATCGATGGCGCCATGCCGGTGCCGGGCACCGCGGAGGTGCTCCCCCGGCTCGCTGAGCTGACGGCGGCGTTTCGGGCAGCACATCGCCCGATCGTCCATGTCATCCGTCTCTATCGGCCCGGCGGCTCGGACACCGATGCCGTGCGCAGGGCCACTGTCGAAGCCGGCGCAACGACGCGGTTTCGGCGTCGACGCCAGACCGGCTCGCAGACCTCGAACTGA
- a CDS encoding ABC transporter ATP-binding protein, with amino-acid sequence MAAIELEGVSFRYWGSGNTSALDEIELRARPGDMVAVLGPQGAGTSTLCRLVTGLLDELGSADGERHITGQAAMLGDDPEAQLTGMTSFAVDEVRLPRRLRGDAPHIADPAADRAMDALGIVHLAHRRLDTLSGGERQLVALASLMTLDPAALVLDQPSLSLDRVARERLLHALARYRAGGGAVLLAGHQHDELSAAADRVLFMRGGRIVAEYDRHACAAADPLKSGTEGSGRGPAAQSIDAGLLASYGVWDALGATATSHAPTPSEGQILLRARGLGVRRGSRQILGDLNLKVSAGEAVVVVGPNGSGKSTLLRALAGLLEDEARVDGQIVVGDAGSEIALTGRPAYERADHLAWVGQDPGAQLSAPTVRAELEKAVPLRQRRRSRSFLPGETDDELGETSPPGVRRAGRRPNPDPAHLPSCPGGARRRGLGFLGRARMQARSELRAARAHRVAAILDISGLSEQADSHPYDLTPDRRKDLVIATALLLRPAVLLLDEPTLGRDAEGMKRLQHIVQVHRDLGGAVLATTHDMRWAHDVADQIVELT; translated from the coding sequence ATGGCAGCGATCGAGCTGGAGGGCGTGAGCTTCCGGTATTGGGGCAGCGGCAACACGAGCGCTCTTGATGAGATTGAATTGCGGGCGCGTCCGGGAGACATGGTCGCGGTGCTGGGCCCCCAGGGTGCCGGTACCTCGACACTGTGCCGCCTCGTCACCGGCCTGCTGGACGAACTCGGATCGGCCGATGGCGAACGCCACATCACTGGGCAGGCTGCCATGCTCGGCGACGATCCCGAGGCGCAATTGACCGGAATGACCAGCTTTGCGGTCGATGAGGTGCGGCTGCCACGTAGGCTCCGAGGAGATGCGCCGCACATTGCCGATCCGGCAGCCGATCGGGCGATGGATGCCCTGGGAATCGTGCATCTCGCGCACAGGCGGCTCGACACCCTGTCAGGTGGCGAACGGCAACTGGTCGCGCTCGCCTCACTGATGACGCTGGATCCGGCCGCGCTCGTGCTGGATCAGCCGTCGTTGTCGCTGGACCGGGTTGCCCGCGAGCGGCTGTTGCATGCTCTGGCCAGGTACCGCGCGGGTGGTGGGGCAGTGCTGCTGGCCGGGCATCAGCACGATGAGCTGAGTGCCGCAGCCGACCGGGTGCTGTTCATGCGCGGCGGCCGAATCGTTGCCGAATACGATCGGCATGCATGTGCAGCTGCTGACCCACTCAAAAGCGGCACGGAGGGATCCGGCCGTGGCCCAGCTGCGCAATCAATTGATGCCGGTCTGCTGGCTTCGTATGGCGTGTGGGACGCCCTCGGCGCCACCGCGACCTCTCACGCACCGACCCCAAGCGAGGGCCAGATTCTGCTCAGGGCGCGCGGACTCGGCGTCCGACGGGGCAGTAGGCAGATTCTCGGTGATCTGAATCTCAAGGTTTCTGCGGGCGAGGCCGTTGTAGTCGTCGGGCCCAACGGATCCGGAAAATCGACTCTGCTGCGGGCGCTGGCCGGGCTTTTGGAGGACGAGGCGAGAGTGGACGGGCAGATCGTGGTGGGTGACGCCGGCAGCGAGATCGCGCTCACCGGTCGTCCGGCCTATGAACGCGCCGACCACCTGGCGTGGGTTGGGCAAGATCCCGGCGCGCAGCTGTCGGCCCCGACGGTGCGCGCAGAGCTGGAGAAGGCCGTTCCATTGCGGCAACGGCGGCGCAGCAGGTCTTTCTTGCCCGGCGAGACCGATGATGAGCTCGGTGAGACATCTCCTCCGGGTGTCAGACGTGCAGGACGACGCCCGAACCCAGATCCTGCGCATTTACCCTCGTGCCCGGGTGGGGCCCGGAGGAGGGGGCTTGGCTTTCTCGGCCGAGCCCGCATGCAGGCGCGGAGTGAGTTACGTGCCGCACGCGCACATCGGGTGGCCGCGATACTCGACATCTCCGGTCTGAGCGAGCAAGCAGACTCACATCCCTATGATTTGACGCCGGACCGCCGCAAAGACCTGGTGATCGCCACCGCGCTGCTGTTGCGTCCGGCTGTGTTGCTGCTGGATGAGCCGACGCTGGGCCGGGACGCCGAAGGAATGAAACGGCTGCAGCACATCGTGCAGGTCCATCGTGACCTTGGGGGAGCGGTGCTGGCCACCACTCATGACATGCGCTGGGCGCATGACGTCGCCGATCAGATCGTAGAACTCACCTAG
- a CDS encoding dihydrofolate reductase family protein, with amino-acid sequence MRPLRYSINVTLDGCCHHEAGLPPDEESMHYWTTEMARSDAQLFGRVTYEMMESAWRLPATGVWPDWMEEWEIPFAEAMDSAKKYVVSNTLTEVDWNAELIRGDLEQAVRQLKQQPGKGLSVGGVTLPLALADLGLIDEYEFIVQPVIAGYGPTLLAGLRERIQLELVNRQEFGSGAVALRFRPAWVPERSVDEAVQRLHALRGIGPSYEQIMDDMYDERGLPR; translated from the coding sequence ATGAGACCACTTCGATACTCCATCAACGTCACGCTCGACGGCTGCTGCCACCACGAGGCAGGACTTCCTCCGGACGAGGAGTCGATGCACTACTGGACCACCGAGATGGCACGATCCGATGCCCAGCTGTTCGGGCGCGTCACCTACGAGATGATGGAGTCGGCGTGGCGGTTGCCGGCCACGGGCGTGTGGCCGGACTGGATGGAGGAATGGGAGATCCCCTTCGCCGAAGCGATGGACAGCGCGAAGAAGTACGTCGTATCGAACACGCTGACCGAGGTCGACTGGAACGCCGAGTTGATACGCGGTGACTTGGAGCAAGCGGTTCGCCAGCTCAAACAGCAGCCCGGCAAGGGCCTGTCGGTAGGCGGAGTCACGCTCCCGTTGGCATTGGCAGACCTGGGACTGATCGACGAATATGAGTTCATCGTGCAACCGGTCATCGCCGGGTACGGGCCGACCCTGCTAGCCGGTTTGCGCGAACGCATCCAGCTCGAGCTCGTGAATCGCCAGGAGTTCGGATCCGGCGCGGTCGCGCTCCGATTCCGGCCTGCGTGGGTTCCAGAAAGAAGCGTGGACGAAGCAGTCCAACGATTGCACGCGCTTCGTGGCATCGGCCCGAGCTATGAGCAGATCATGGACGACATGTACGACGAAAGAGGCCTTCCACGATGA
- a CDS encoding energy-coupling factor transporter transmembrane component T codes for MNSREPGIGDEHQGQTGRPGDSGSLHPATELVLLGCGLVLIYGIGSPLVPAAILLCAAVAAARSRRIQFNRWLMTLIALAGPMLVMVGIIQGLFYPGRDAEILWQAGPAAVTVEGLSVALQLWLRVAAMIAVCALFAFGSDAARMFDGLIRLHAPVSLAYVCAAAMSLVPVLQNQTRQTVDARAARGWNTSRWRTRVALTPRIAAGLVTSSLIQFDQRHQTLIQRGFDTRRRPSPLQDHNDGPGQRTLRRAAPLCVLALVVASLSGVLALPTASELLGWLRG; via the coding sequence GTGAATTCCAGAGAACCTGGCATCGGTGACGAACATCAAGGTCAGACAGGTCGTCCAGGCGACAGCGGGAGTCTTCATCCCGCGACCGAGCTCGTCCTCCTCGGATGCGGTCTCGTGCTCATCTATGGTATCGGATCACCTCTGGTTCCGGCCGCGATACTCCTGTGTGCAGCGGTGGCCGCCGCCCGGTCGCGACGTATCCAATTCAACCGCTGGCTGATGACGTTGATCGCGCTCGCCGGCCCGATGCTCGTCATGGTCGGCATCATTCAAGGCCTGTTCTATCCGGGGCGCGATGCCGAGATCCTCTGGCAAGCAGGTCCCGCCGCGGTGACCGTCGAAGGGCTCAGCGTGGCGCTGCAATTGTGGCTGCGGGTGGCCGCGATGATCGCCGTGTGCGCTTTGTTCGCCTTCGGTTCGGACGCTGCGCGAATGTTCGACGGGCTGATCCGGCTTCACGCGCCGGTGAGTCTCGCGTATGTATGTGCCGCCGCCATGAGCCTGGTGCCGGTGCTGCAGAATCAGACCCGGCAGACGGTGGACGCCCGGGCCGCGCGCGGGTGGAATACGTCCCGGTGGCGCACCAGGGTCGCGCTCACCCCGCGGATCGCCGCCGGACTGGTCACCTCGTCCTTGATCCAATTCGATCAGCGGCACCAGACCCTGATTCAGCGTGGATTCGACACCAGGCGTAGGCCATCGCCGCTGCAGGACCACAACGATGGCCCCGGCCAACGGACGCTTCGCCGGGCGGCACCACTGTGCGTCCTCGCCCTGGTCGTTGCTTCGCTTTCCGGAGTTCTCGCGTTGCCGACCGCGTCCGAGCTGTTGGGGTGGTTACGTGGTTGA
- a CDS encoding DUF805 domain-containing protein yields the protein MSDQSPSSSDPESRGNGQQWGQWPTGESYPGPRGFEPYSQQPSYPQQSSWQSQQTPWDAQQPRYDQPPAAPVPYGQQPHPYQQPDPYQQQTPYLPQVPYAQPGPYQDSFSENPYGPNPYGSFASPGAGRPRPSVGPVEAVKLFFKNYAVFSGRASRSEYWWVQLFFALVYLLWVFLFVVFGGFASLVTGYDPYGYGSTSAGLGAGFVLLFILGCVMGVAVIVPSFALTWRRFHDTDKSGAMYFISFIPYVGILVVLILLAMPSVPTAWQRWDHGQLPVEN from the coding sequence ATGTCAGATCAGTCGCCGAGTTCTTCCGATCCGGAATCTCGTGGCAATGGACAGCAGTGGGGTCAGTGGCCTACGGGGGAGTCCTATCCGGGACCGCGAGGCTTCGAGCCATATTCGCAGCAGCCGTCGTACCCGCAGCAATCGTCCTGGCAATCCCAACAGACGCCGTGGGACGCTCAGCAGCCGCGGTATGACCAGCCGCCCGCGGCACCGGTGCCGTACGGGCAGCAGCCCCATCCGTACCAGCAGCCCGACCCGTACCAACAGCAGACTCCATATCTGCCGCAGGTCCCTTACGCCCAGCCGGGGCCGTATCAGGACAGCTTCAGCGAGAATCCTTATGGGCCAAACCCGTACGGTTCGTTCGCCAGCCCCGGCGCCGGGCGCCCGCGTCCCTCGGTCGGCCCCGTCGAGGCGGTCAAACTGTTCTTCAAGAACTACGCGGTGTTCAGCGGCCGGGCCTCCCGCTCGGAGTACTGGTGGGTACAGCTGTTCTTCGCGTTGGTCTACCTGCTATGGGTCTTCCTCTTCGTGGTGTTCGGAGGATTCGCGTCTCTGGTGACTGGTTATGATCCCTACGGATACGGCTCCACGAGCGCCGGTCTCGGAGCCGGCTTTGTGCTCCTCTTCATTCTCGGCTGCGTGATGGGCGTGGCGGTCATCGTGCCGAGCTTCGCGCTCACCTGGCGACGTTTTCACGACACGGACAAGTCGGGAGCGATGTACTTCATCAGCTTCATTCCTTACGTCGGCATCCTGGTTGTGCTCATCCTTCTCGCGATGCCGTCGGTTCCCACCGCGTGGCAGCGCTGGGACCACGGCCAGCTGCCCGTGGAGAACTGA
- a CDS encoding nucleoside hydrolase — protein sequence MPQPRIPLFLDCDPGIDDAIALGYLLCQDDVDIAGIAASGGNAPVEQTTRNALGWLQLAGRTDICVHPGADRPLAQDADYALETHGETGAGYARLPLEGLPPSDTDAAHAWAAAARAHPGELIGVLVGPATNLALALDLEPRLPQLIRRLFIMGGAFNYRGNTRPTTEWNVTWDPEAASRVIAAFGQAYIAGDAPYAPVMAPIEATEAVVMTPERLAKIRSRGDLSPNRTPQWSTWLDQLAAALRFYFEFHEWDGHGYLAHIHDPYVLAAAIEWARQAETTGKVGRAGNDRDPFTTIATDELRVSDESIRAVEPDRREVMARGDTTPVPWAETTQAAVDIELTGTLTRGETVADWLGRWNRPANAEIIRRIDAESFLDNLTEALQKGPGGPTQP from the coding sequence ATGCCACAGCCTCGGATTCCGCTCTTTCTCGACTGTGATCCGGGCATCGACGATGCGATCGCGTTGGGATATCTGCTGTGTCAAGATGATGTCGACATCGCGGGAATCGCGGCGAGCGGTGGCAACGCTCCGGTGGAGCAGACCACTCGCAATGCTCTTGGCTGGCTGCAGTTGGCTGGACGAACAGACATCTGCGTCCATCCCGGCGCGGATCGTCCGCTCGCCCAGGACGCCGACTACGCCTTGGAAACCCACGGCGAAACCGGTGCCGGATACGCGCGGCTTCCTCTCGAAGGGCTTCCCCCGAGCGATACGGACGCGGCTCACGCCTGGGCCGCAGCTGCCAGGGCTCATCCGGGCGAGCTGATCGGCGTCCTCGTCGGACCCGCGACCAACCTCGCGCTTGCTCTCGACCTCGAGCCCCGATTGCCGCAGCTGATCAGGCGGCTGTTCATCATGGGCGGCGCGTTCAATTACCGTGGCAACACTCGTCCCACCACCGAGTGGAACGTCACCTGGGACCCCGAAGCCGCCTCCCGCGTGATCGCCGCGTTCGGTCAGGCGTATATCGCCGGGGACGCACCATATGCGCCGGTCATGGCGCCGATCGAAGCCACCGAGGCAGTGGTGATGACCCCGGAGCGGTTGGCAAAGATCCGTAGCAGGGGAGACCTCTCGCCCAATCGGACGCCGCAGTGGAGCACATGGCTCGACCAATTGGCCGCCGCGTTGCGCTTCTACTTCGAGTTTCACGAATGGGACGGCCACGGTTACCTCGCGCACATCCACGACCCGTACGTGCTGGCGGCGGCGATCGAGTGGGCCAGGCAAGCGGAGACGACCGGCAAAGTGGGCCGAGCAGGCAACGACCGTGATCCATTCACGACAATCGCGACTGATGAACTACGAGTCAGCGACGAATCCATTCGCGCCGTCGAGCCGGATAGGCGAGAAGTCATGGCTAGGGGAGACACGACGCCCGTACCGTGGGCCGAAACCACGCAGGCTGCGGTCGACATCGAATTGACTGGTACGCTCACCCGCGGTGAAACCGTGGCCGACTGGCTCGGCAGATGGAATCGTCCGGCGAATGCGGAGATCATCCGTCGGATCGACGCCGAGAGTTTTCTCGATAACCTCACCGAGGCATTGCAGAAGGGGCCAGGGGGACCAACACAGCCTTGA
- a CDS encoding DEAD/DEAH box helicase, protein MSQSDCAPESFAALGVDAKLIDPLKQQGASTPFPIQTATLPDTLGGRDVLGRGRTGSGKTLAFSIPLVSRLAGLTSSGNRITRHSSPGAPRGLVLAPTRELASQIVATIQPLADAAKLRVMTVVGGVSKAPQVRQLRRGADIVVATPGRLEDLKSEGELRLDDVAVTVLDEADHMADLGFLPSVTRILAATPADGQRMLFSATLDGGIDKLVKRFLHRPLTHSVDSASSPVSEMSHYALLVADAGEKRQIIRELAAGAGKRLLFTRTKHQARRLARELTAAGIPAVELHGNLSQNARERGLKAFASGEVRVMVATDIAARGIHIDNIELVVHVDPPAEHKSYLHRSGRTARAGHSGEVITLVLPEQRRDFQALARAAHISATPKPVHPGDPMLAELRGPAAEAIAPELAPAAASRRVPQSSAAPRATASRAVASKAAKPRRADSSRQRQIGRSAQSRPGRNRGTTGQAGTSRSGRGRTQQGTQPSQGVIAFSRQSGRRGSSQRAA, encoded by the coding sequence TTGTCTCAATCTGATTGCGCACCTGAGTCCTTCGCGGCCCTGGGTGTGGATGCAAAGCTGATCGACCCCCTCAAGCAGCAGGGCGCCAGCACCCCTTTCCCGATACAGACCGCCACATTGCCGGACACATTGGGCGGCCGTGACGTTCTCGGACGCGGCCGAACCGGTTCGGGGAAGACCCTGGCGTTCTCGATTCCGTTGGTCTCCCGGCTGGCAGGGCTGACCTCGTCCGGCAACCGGATCACCCGGCACAGCTCGCCCGGAGCACCGCGCGGACTAGTGCTCGCTCCGACACGTGAGTTGGCCAGCCAGATCGTCGCCACCATTCAGCCGCTCGCGGACGCAGCCAAGCTGCGCGTGATGACCGTGGTCGGAGGCGTCAGTAAGGCTCCGCAGGTACGGCAGCTGCGGCGAGGCGCCGACATTGTCGTGGCCACGCCGGGCCGTCTGGAAGACCTGAAGTCAGAAGGCGAACTGCGGTTGGATGATGTTGCGGTCACGGTGCTCGATGAGGCCGATCACATGGCCGATCTCGGATTTCTGCCGAGCGTCACCCGCATCCTGGCGGCGACTCCCGCCGACGGCCAGCGGATGCTCTTCTCGGCGACCCTCGACGGCGGTATCGACAAGCTCGTCAAGCGTTTTCTGCACCGGCCACTGACCCACAGCGTCGATTCGGCATCCTCACCGGTCAGCGAGATGAGCCACTATGCACTGCTGGTCGCCGATGCCGGTGAGAAACGGCAGATCATCCGTGAACTTGCGGCCGGCGCGGGCAAGCGTCTGCTGTTCACCCGCACCAAGCATCAGGCCCGCCGACTGGCCCGCGAGCTCACCGCCGCCGGGATACCGGCCGTCGAGCTGCACGGCAACCTCTCGCAGAACGCCCGTGAGCGAGGTTTGAAGGCGTTCGCCAGTGGCGAGGTGCGCGTGATGGTGGCCACCGACATCGCTGCCCGGGGCATCCACATAGACAACATCGAACTGGTGGTGCACGTCGATCCGCCGGCCGAACACAAGTCGTATCTGCACCGTTCCGGACGAACCGCCCGGGCCGGTCACAGCGGCGAAGTGATCACCCTCGTGCTGCCCGAACAACGCCGAGATTTCCAAGCGCTGGCCCGTGCCGCCCATATCTCCGCGACGCCGAAACCGGTGCATCCGGGAGATCCGATGCTGGCCGAGCTGCGCGGCCCGGCCGCCGAAGCCATCGCACCCGAATTGGCGCCTGCTGCGGCCTCCCGACGCGTGCCGCAAAGCTCGGCTGCCCCGAGAGCGACGGCATCAAGAGCGGTGGCGTCCAAGGCAGCGAAGCCGCGCCGAGCCGATTCTTCGCGCCAACGTCAGATCGGGCGAAGCGCGCAGAGTCGTCCTGGACGCAACCGGGGCACAACCGGCCAAGCCGGAACCAGCCGAAGCGGACGAGGCCGGACGCAGCAGGGAACCCAGCCATCGCAGGGCGTCATCGCCTTCTCCCGGCAGTCCGGCCGGCGGGGAAGTTCGCAGCGGGCGGCCTGA